From Crateriforma spongiae, a single genomic window includes:
- a CDS encoding DEAD/DEAH box helicase yields the protein MTFVSEISPTSDADTSEVQPAPAADKLETEATTVGESAVVEGVPADGAAAEQAVSPTGEQDSSDQEASDQHPANQTSDDQAIGDPTSGDRDQQDQVVNSGEAAMSEAATTADAESETESQPSETAEAVTPASQEDPSVAPESDQPSFANLGLAEEVLRAVEASGYQSPTEIQARVIPELASGRDVLAQSQTGTGKTAAFALPILSHVDLHGDTPQALVLTPTRELAIQVARAFSTYAGKTKKFRVAAIYGGQDYEPQLKQLRRGAHVVVGTPGRVIDHVKRGSLDLSSVRCLVLDEADEMLNMGFLEDVEFVLQHSPEDQQIALFSATVPPAIRNISKHYLSDPVHITVRRKQVTAEQIDQKAIIVPPRLKQEVLRRYLEVEPTDGVIVFTKTKDATIALAERLGHGGFRAMALNGDMPQKVRERTVAQLKDGQIDILVATDVAARGLDVKRISHVVNFDLPHDNEAYVHRIGRTGRAGRDGHAILLVTPAQRGKLRSIEKTTRQKIEIAQPPSAEQLNQKRIDEFKASVKETVESKDLEFFTGLIESLANDSDLTPQTIAAALAFQSQRGRSFLAKDLPTAPEKNRQASRERNDRNDSFGDDSSRRSGPPRRLGPVRKGMSRYRIEVGRRDRVKPGNIVGAIANEGGIDGQFIGPMLIHDTFTILDLPESMPHDVMETLQRTWVAGKQLGLKVDTGGPNRVGGGDRSGEDSPGRPRFKRGKFQRGRDDDRGPAGKRGPHSKRGAGKRGPAGKGGYSKKRR from the coding sequence ATGACATTCGTTTCCGAAATTTCTCCCACGTCCGACGCCGACACCTCGGAAGTTCAGCCCGCCCCAGCAGCGGACAAGCTTGAGACCGAAGCCACGACCGTCGGTGAATCCGCCGTCGTGGAGGGTGTCCCCGCTGATGGCGCTGCGGCGGAACAGGCTGTCAGTCCCACCGGGGAACAGGATTCCAGCGACCAGGAAGCCAGTGATCAGCATCCCGCCAATCAGACTTCCGACGACCAGGCCATCGGCGACCCGACTTCCGGCGACCGAGATCAGCAGGATCAGGTCGTGAACTCGGGCGAAGCGGCCATGAGCGAAGCGGCAACAACTGCTGATGCCGAATCCGAAACCGAGTCGCAGCCAAGCGAAACGGCCGAAGCGGTCACGCCGGCGTCGCAAGAGGATCCATCGGTTGCACCGGAGTCGGATCAACCGTCCTTTGCCAATCTGGGACTGGCCGAAGAGGTTTTGCGTGCGGTCGAAGCTTCGGGTTACCAAAGCCCGACAGAAATCCAAGCAAGGGTCATTCCGGAACTGGCCAGCGGTCGCGACGTGCTGGCTCAATCGCAAACCGGGACCGGCAAGACAGCCGCCTTCGCATTGCCCATCCTCAGCCACGTCGACTTGCACGGTGACACGCCGCAAGCGTTGGTGCTGACGCCGACCCGCGAATTGGCCATCCAAGTGGCTCGCGCGTTTTCGACGTACGCGGGCAAGACCAAGAAGTTTCGCGTGGCGGCGATCTACGGCGGCCAAGATTACGAACCACAGTTGAAACAACTGCGACGGGGTGCTCACGTCGTGGTGGGTACGCCTGGTCGGGTGATCGATCACGTCAAGCGTGGTTCGCTGGACTTGTCGTCGGTCCGTTGCCTGGTGCTGGATGAAGCGGACGAAATGCTGAACATGGGCTTCTTGGAGGACGTGGAATTCGTTCTGCAGCATTCCCCGGAAGACCAACAGATCGCTTTGTTCTCCGCGACGGTTCCGCCGGCGATTCGAAACATCAGCAAGCACTATCTGTCGGATCCGGTCCACATCACCGTTCGTCGTAAACAGGTGACCGCAGAACAGATCGACCAAAAAGCCATCATCGTTCCGCCGCGTTTGAAACAGGAAGTCTTGCGACGATACCTGGAAGTCGAACCGACCGACGGCGTGATCGTGTTCACCAAGACCAAGGACGCGACGATTGCCTTGGCCGAACGTCTTGGCCACGGCGGCTTTCGTGCGATGGCACTGAACGGCGACATGCCGCAAAAGGTCCGCGAACGTACGGTCGCACAGTTGAAGGACGGCCAGATCGACATCTTGGTGGCAACCGACGTCGCCGCCCGCGGCTTGGACGTAAAACGCATCAGCCACGTGGTCAATTTCGATCTGCCGCATGACAACGAAGCCTACGTCCACCGGATCGGACGCACCGGACGTGCGGGCCGCGATGGGCACGCGATCTTGCTGGTCACGCCGGCACAGCGTGGCAAATTGCGCAGCATTGAAAAAACCACACGCCAGAAAATCGAGATCGCTCAGCCCCCGTCGGCCGAACAACTGAATCAGAAACGGATCGACGAATTCAAGGCGTCGGTGAAGGAAACGGTGGAATCCAAAGATCTGGAATTCTTTACCGGTTTGATCGAATCACTGGCAAATGATTCGGACCTGACGCCACAAACCATTGCCGCCGCACTGGCATTCCAGTCACAGCGTGGACGATCGTTCTTGGCGAAAGACTTGCCGACCGCCCCCGAAAAGAATCGCCAAGCGTCGCGAGAACGAAATGACCGTAACGACTCGTTCGGCGATGATTCGTCACGACGTTCGGGGCCCCCGCGTCGCCTGGGCCCCGTCCGAAAGGGCATGTCGCGATACCGAATCGAAGTCGGGCGACGCGACCGAGTGAAGCCGGGAAACATCGTCGGTGCGATCGCCAACGAAGGCGGCATTGATGGCCAATTCATTGGCCCGATGTTGATTCACGATACGTTCACCATCCTGGACCTTCCCGAGTCGATGCCGCATGACGTGATGGAAACGCTTCAAAGAACCTGGGTGGCCGGCAAGCAGTTGGGTCTGAAAGTCGACACCGGCGGTCCCAACCGCGTCGGTGGCGGCGATCGGTCAGGCGAAGATTCGCCCGGACGACCACGTTTCAAACGTGGAAAGTTCCAACGAGGACGCGATGACGACCGCGGACCCGCCGGCAAACGAGGCCCGCATTCCAAGCGTGGCGCTGGCAAACGCGGACCAGCCGGCAAGGGCGGTTATTCCAAAAAGCGTCGCTAG